From one Brachypodium distachyon strain Bd21 chromosome 4, Brachypodium_distachyon_v3.0, whole genome shotgun sequence genomic stretch:
- the LOC104585018 gene encoding VQ motif-containing protein 31-like: MDRNNNNPNPSRPAPAAAPAPQVRVYHEPIPETIYVQTDSSRFKELVQHLTGQTAAAAAAHPGATVPAPVAEPGPSVATGSMSANTALFRSAFPDRPSGLRIIESGASSLSLGFASTPAQERDIREDAAEEKAIREGRFYMRRARPSGWTREPQLLMLFPLSPFPRHTPKGC; encoded by the coding sequence ATGGAccgcaacaacaacaatcccAACCCCTCGCGACCGGCACCAGCAGCCGCGCCAGCTCCCCAGGTCCGAGTGTATCACGAGCCCATCCCGGAGACGATTTACGTTCAAACGGACAGTTCAAGGTTCAAGGAGTTGGTGCAGCATCTCACTGGCCAgactgctgccgctgcagctgcccACCCCGGTGCCAccgtgccggcgccggtggccgaGCCTGGGCCAAGCGTGGCCACGGGTTCAATGTCAGCAAACACTGCTCTCTTCCGGTCAGCTTTCCCGGACAGGCCCAGTGGCCTGCGCATCATCGAAAGTGGGGCGTCCTCACTTTCCCTGGGCTTCGCTTCAACGCCCGCGCAGGAGAGGGACATAAGGGAAGATGCTGCTGAGGAGAAGGCCATAAGAGAAGGGAGGTTCTATATGCGTCGAGCGCGGCCGTCCGGGTGGACCAGAGAGCCCcagttactgatgttgttccCGCTGTCCCCCTTCCCTAGGCATACACCAAAAGGGTGTTGA
- the LOC112268843 gene encoding uncharacterized protein LOC112268843, with protein MNSLLSKLGALLAHEYSHPWHLRRHPVHQRRDGSMQAFLGDLSSTAPQGHDQRMKDWMKQICDITYGIKDWVDDFAHRLSHDPTTGSGSEICCAFHQSGVYKIWNLAAPLRHRVRRRRIRRCREPADKAWSLLAPRILSGWKEMDDELGKWVTIATALYQRFHDRFERRVMVTVSQSSDIEAIRPCLSRAEPSRSSRKWEKTEPYRTS; from the coding sequence ATGAACTCGCTCCTGAGCAAACTCGGGGCCCTGCTTGCTCACGAGTACTCTCATCCGTGGCATCTGCGGCGACATCCAGTACATCAACGACGAGATGGCAGCATGCAGGCCTTCCTGGGCGATCTCAGCAGcacggccccgcagggccacGACCAGCGGATGAAGGACTGGATGAAGCAGATCTGCGACATCACCTATGGCATCAAGGACTGGGTCGACGACTTCGCGCACCGCCTCTCCCACGACCCCAccaccggctccggctccgagATCTGTTGCGCCTTCCACCAATCCGGCGTCTACAAGATCTGGAACCTTGCAGCCCCGCTGAGACATCGcgtccgccgtcgccggattCGACGCTGCCGAGAACCCGCAGACAAGGCCTGGAGCTTGTTGGCACCAAGAATCCTGTCGGGGTGGAAGGAGATGGACGATGAGCTTGGGAAATGGGTCACCATCGCCACGGCGTTGTACCAGAGATTCCACGACCGGTTTGAGCGCCGGGTGATGGTCACGGTGTCTCAGAGCTCCGACATTGAGGCGATACGACCATGTTTGAGTAGGGCCGAACCCAGCCGAAGCAGCAGAAAATGGGAGAAAACTGAACCGTACCGAACCAGCTAA